AACCGTCACAGTCTCTTGGGAGTTGATTCACATGGTGAGATATGTGCTACTTAGAGAATGCTAACAAAATCAGAGGACCACAGTCTGTAAGGAAATCTAAGGCCACTGAAGCATCATGAATAACCAGGTCCAAAGCTCTTATAAGAATTTTGACTTTGATTATACTTAGAGAATGGTGGCAGCTCAGTGAAATCACTGTATTTTGAAATAagaacagggcatttttgtaggaaaagtccagcaggaactcatttgcatattaggccacaccctgacaccaagccagccggaactggtttcttcttaaaaaaaagtcTTAGCAGAACCATCACAAGCTTTGAATTTTCCCAAGGATTCTGGTGTCACTGACAATGTCAACAGTTGTTGGGTATTGAATAACCCGTGTCTCACCATGTGAAAAGGCCAGGTCACATGCATCAACCCAAACATTGACTGAAGAGTCCCTTCTTTCTTATGCTACCTGAACCCATTGTATGTATGTTTATGAAAAGCAGGGCAGATTTACTGCTTGGACATCCACTTATGGTGTCAGATGGGCAGATCTTGGAGCAGCCCCCCAGATTCCCTCCTTTCACTTGGTGGAAGTGACACAGATTGTGGCACTTCAAGGAAGCAGCTCAGCTATGATGAATTGCCAGGCTGTTGAGCTGGACCACTGACTGAGAATATATGGAGCTTCACAGGATTGGAGCTTCATCAAGCTTTGGCTAGATGAGACCATTTAAACAGGTACACGTAGGAGTAATAGATACAGGTACACAGGTTCACATAGAAGAATCTGCTGCTACCAATTGGGAACCTACCTGGGAACTATCTATAAGCTGCCCTCTTCGCAAGAAGAATAAAGCACAAGTATTGAAAATAAGGATATAATTGAAACAGAAAATCCTCTtctcaaggaaaaaaaaattgaaatacagAAATGAATACATTCTGAAAATTAATAAGGCAACTATAGTGTAGTTTACCTTTGTTCGTAGATGAATTTCTAGGTTTCTGGGCCTAAAGTAGGCCCTGAGATGAGATATTTCTTGTCCTGTCTCTCCTTATCTTGTAATGTTTTCCTGTGTATCTGCTAATCCAGTGAAATACTTCGTCCTCCTTCCATCCGTGTGAATACCAGCAGGGGAATCCTACTGGGAGGAACTGCGACGATCCTCTGTCATAGTCCTCTACAATTGGGAATGCATTTCTATCTGGAGAAAGATGGCCAGAACATAACTGCAGACCCACAAGTAGATGGAGGAGTAGCTACTTTTTCCATATACAATGTGAGCAGAGAGCATGGAAGGATGTATGCCTGTTACTATTATGATAAGAACCAACAACGATCAGAACATAGTGAATCTGTGGAGCTGCTGGTAATAGGTAAgagtagggcttttttggagaaaaagcccagcaggagctcccccatgccttccccagtgCACCTGCCACAgcaggcatgctggggaaggtgcttaaagatgcctccctgcaccttccccagtgtgccggccggagccctggccagcccaggtggagctctgttcctgtgtgctcctgcccccaaaaagccctgggtaagagGCTTAGGGTCCAAGACATGCTGAGTATATGAAAGGGGCATTCTGTGGTCAGAGAACCCAGATGGCTAGGTATGGCTGATACTGACAGAGATGAATATCTTTATTTGCAACAGTGAACCGTTTGCTTTTCTGCCCTCTTGCAGATTAAACGATAGTTAAATGCACAGCTACAAAGGGAAGTTCAAAAGTTGACAATCATACCCACACAAGCCATTTACAGCGGTAGCCTGATGAAGTGATATTATAAAGTCTGCCTATGATGACACTTCAAATTTCTAAactatttctttttctgtttacAGACCCTGATCTGCCCAGGCCCAACATCTCCCTGAGCCCTGGCAAAATGGCATTCCCTAGTAGCAACATCACCATTCAGTGCTGGATCAAAGGTCTGAACAACACATTCTATCTACATAATGCTGGAGGTCCGATAACGTCAGTGGTGCCAGCTAGGGACATGGCCGTGTTCCATATTAGCAATGTGAGCTTGGATCATGGAGGAAACTACAGCTGCAGCTACCAAGTCCAGTCGGATTTTTTCATTTCCTCAGATACTAGTGACACTATGGAGCTCTTGGTGTTTGGTGAGGATAGCCAGAATACCAGTTTGGGGGAATCTTTTTGAGATGCTTTTGCACTTAAATCTTGCTTTCAAATGGATAATGTGTAGCATTACCATGGACACAGTATTCTGAACAAGGTTCACCCTGAATTCATAGATGGTACAAGAGCAAAAAAGGGAGAAGCAGATTCCAGCACAAAAAGGGTATCAAGATCTTGTTCCAAATATTACTCTTTGGCCACAGAACTGCAAGCCCTATATTGCCTCTTCTCCAGTGCTGTGTACAGTGTATCTCATGACTAGCACAGAATATAGTATTTCATCTACAAATCAACTTATTAAGAAtactaaaattcattttaaaatagGCTGTTTTGTATAAGCCAGGGATCCCCAGTCTTTTACCTATAGGATTCTAACACAATATGGTGGGCACAGCCGCAAAACTTTtgctacaggaggtggagccagtcacaaaaaaatggctgctacaggttACTTTCAGTCGTACAGTGAAGATCTTTTCTGCTGTAGTGGCAACTGCTGcccaagcaacatttttaaaaatctgcacagcgaTCAGATCTCAGCTGGAAATTTTGTTGGGCAAaatccccacctggccccacccactttctaacagTTTGGTGGGTACTAGGAAAAGTGTCAATTGGTACAACATTGAGGATGCCTAGTATAAGTGATATCAGCAGAAACTTCAGAAAGAGTTAATACTAACATTTTGTGCATTTGTACCTTTCATTCTACAACAAGTAtgaattaaattttaaattttattttctgttatttaTCCTGGTTTTGTGAGGTATGGGAATGGCTACTCCAAGATGGATACGTTGCATGGACCAAAGCCAAGATGTGTCTTGATTCTTGATTGTGAGGGTGTGAACAAGAATCTCAGGAGCCCTAAT
The sequence above is a segment of the Heteronotia binoei isolate CCM8104 ecotype False Entrance Well chromosome 15, APGP_CSIRO_Hbin_v1, whole genome shotgun sequence genome. Coding sequences within it:
- the LOC132583325 gene encoding immunoglobulin superfamily member 1-like; this translates as MMPVFFMVCCWLLSRSEGKGFDSEILRPPSIRVNTSRGILLGGTATILCHSPLQLGMHFYLEKDGQNITADPQVDGGVATFSIYNVSREHGRMYACYYYDKNQQRSEHSESVELLVIDPDLPRPNISLSPGKMAFPSSNITIQCWIKGLNNTFYLHNAGGPITSVVPARDMAVFHISNVSLDHGGNYSCSYQVQSDFFISSDTSDTMELLVFGNKFQRHPKDS